The nucleotide sequence GGAAATGCAGAAACTGATGAACCAGCAAAAGTTCCAGAGCACGTAGATAATTACGTAACAATTTACAAAGCAGTTACAGGATTAGAATTCGATAAAGAAGAAATGATTCGTCAATCAGAACGCGTATATAACTTCCAAAGAGTATTCAACTTAAGAAGAGGTTATGGTACCAGGGAATTTGATGCTCAACCATATAGAGCAGCAGGTCCTGTTACTGAAGAAGAATATTTAAGCAGACAAGATCGTTATGATGGTCAGCTGAAAGATATTATTGGAATTGATCCAGAAGGTTTAAGCTTACAAGAAAAGATGGATCATACACGTAAATATCGTGAGAGTCAATATGAGCAGCTTTTAGATGCCGTATACAAACGTAGAGGATGGACTAACAATGGTGTTCCGAAAATTGAGCATCTTAAAGAGTTGGGAATGGATTTCCCAGAGCTTATTGAACTGGTTGCTCCACATCAATAGTTTAAAACTAAGATTAAAAGCCATCTAAAAAGGTGGCTTTTTTTTAAACAATATCTTAATCTTTGTTTTTTCATTTTTTTAACATTATTTACTAACTTGCATAAAATTAAAAATTCGTATATGAAAAACCTACTTAGTATTACTATTTTGGTAATGGCACTTACCCTGAGTTCTTGTTTTGGCAATTATCTGAATTATTCAGTGAATGTTGACCCCAATGTACCTGATACATATGATGGTCGCGATGTAACAGTTGCAGGTACTGTGTATGTTAGCTCCCAAGATGTTACTTTTTATGCATGGGATTCTGGTGACGTTGATGGCGATATCGTCAGTTTAATTGTTAATGGAAACACAGTATTAGACTATTACACATTAACAGGTTCTGAAAAAGCTATTAGTGTTTCATTAAAAAACACAGGTTACAACTATGTTCTGTTGTATGCACATAATGAAGGTGATATTCCTCCAAACACATGTGCATTAGACTTGGATGATGGTATTGATAGACAATCACTCACATTATCATCTGACTTAAGCACAAATGAAGCATATAATATTTATGTTCAATAGTTTTTATTAACCTCAAAACTAAACCGGATGCAATTTGTATCCGGTTTCTTATTTTATGCGTATTTCTTGCATCCTACTAGGTCTATTCCTTTTTTCCTTTACTGATTTGCATGCTCAAAAAATGCAAGCTTACTCCGCTTTTTCAAAGCAAGATTTTAATTCAGCATTACATTCACATCTAAATTTTGATAGGAATTTTGATTCTAAAAGGTTCGGGCATTCATGTCGATTGCTTAATCAAGATAGTTTGCCTGTATTAGCCCGTTTTGCTTACACCAATTTGGTCATGCTTTCTTCAAGTATTGCTGGACATGCCTATTTAGTTTTAAGAACACACAAAACCGAGGATTGGTCTAGTAAATATAGTTGGCAAAGTATTGAACGAACATTTACTCTACCACCAAAGTGGGATGAGGATCATTGGTCTTTTAATTATTTAGTACACCCGTATATGGGCTCTCTCACCTATCTTGCATGGCGTAATCGAGGAGGTTCACCATTGTCTGGCTTACTAGTTTCCGGCCTTAATTCCACCTTGTATGAATACCTAATCGCCAGTGCTATTCAACGACCAAGTGCCAACGATTTAATCATTACACCTCTTACAGGAGCCATATTAGGAGAAGCCATCTTTTTTATTGAAAAGAAGATATTGGGTCAAAAATACCTAAGCGTAACGGAGAAAATTATTTTGACAATAATTGATCCTTATGAAGTAGCACGAAATCGATTTCGGTATAACAAAATGATTCGATAAGTATTCTTTTGTTAAATTTCTCCTGTAAAAACATAAATTTTGTTCAAAGTAAAATACAAAATTTATATTCTCAGTCGGAATCGCTTCGCTTTTACATGATTTTTTTTCATTTGCCTGCAGGTAATTTCAAACGAAAAAAAAATCATGTATATTTGATTCAAGCTTAAAATCTATCAAGCATAACAAATGGTATTAAATTATATTTGGATTGCATTTTTTTTGATTGCATTTGTTGTTGCGCTCCTCCGGCTAATTTTTCTTGGTGATCTGGATGTATTTCCAAATTTGGTCAATAGTACTTTTGAAATGGCCGAAGCCAGTGTCAAAATATCCATTTATTTGATTGGTATTATGGCTTTATGGCTGGGTATTATGCGTATTGGAGAAAAAGGTGGAGCTGTAAAAGGTATTGCACGTGTATTTAATCCTTTGTTTTCAAAACTATTTCCTGAAATTCCAAAAAATCATCCTTCAATCGGATCGATGATTATGAATATTTCAGCGAACATGCTTGGTTTGGACAATGCTGCTACACCACTTGGCCTAAAGGCTATGAAAGAGCTTCAGGAAATTAATCCTTCATCAGACA is from Bacteroidota bacterium and encodes:
- a CDS encoding DUF3943 domain-containing protein, translated to MQAYSAFSKQDFNSALHSHLNFDRNFDSKRFGHSCRLLNQDSLPVLARFAYTNLVMLSSSIAGHAYLVLRTHKTEDWSSKYSWQSIERTFTLPPKWDEDHWSFNYLVHPYMGSLTYLAWRNRGGSPLSGLLVSGLNSTLYEYLIASAIQRPSANDLIITPLTGAILGEAIFFIEKKILGQKYLSVTEKIILTIIDPYEVARNRFRYNKMIR